The Manihot esculenta cultivar AM560-2 chromosome 1, M.esculenta_v8, whole genome shotgun sequence genome has a window encoding:
- the LOC110625243 gene encoding ARF guanine-nucleotide exchange factor GNOM translates to MGRIKQQSGIKAIEEEPEDCDSSYSNKATLACMINAEVGAVLAVMRRNVRWGGRCMSGDDQLEHSLIQSLKALRKQIFSWQHPWHTINPSVYLQPFLDVIRSDETGAPITGVALSSVYKILTLDVIDQNTVNVEDAMHLVVDAVTSCRFEVTDPASEEVVLMKILQVLLACMKGKASVTLSNQHVCTIVNTCFRIVHQVGTKGELLQRIARHTMHELVRCIFSHLPDIENTEHALVNGVSPAKQEIAGLDNDYTFGSKQIENGSSELEGQTSSVSYVLSASTGLVATVMEESTIGGSSGKGALPYDLQLMTEPYGVACMVEIFHFLCSLLNVVEHMGMGPRSNTVAVDEDLPLFALGLINSAIELGGPSFHRHPRLLSLIQDELFRNLMQFGLSISPLILSMVCSIVLNLYHHLRTELKLQLEAFFSCVILRLAQSKYGALYQQQEVAMEALVDFCRQKTFMVEMYANLDCDITCSNVFEDLANLLSKSAFPVNCPLSTMHVLALDGLIAIIQGMAERLGNGSFNSDEPPVNLEEYTPFWMVKCDNYSDPDHWVTFVRRRKYIKRRLMIGADHFNRDPKKGLEFLQGTHLLPDKLDPQSVACFFRYTAGLDKNLVGDFLGNHDEFCVQVLHEFAGTFDFQGMNLDTALRLFLETFRLPGESQKIQRVLEAFSERYYEQSPQILANKDAALLLSYSLIMLNTDQHNVQVKKKMTEEDFIRNNRHINGGNDLPREFLSELYHSICKNEICTTPEQGTGFPEMIPSRWIDLMLKSKKTAPFIVSDSKAYLDHDMFAIMSGPTIAAISVVFDHAETVDVYQTCIDGFLAVAKISACHQLEDVFDDLVVSLCKFTTLLNPSSAEEPVLAFGDDPKARMATVTVFTIANRYGDYIRAGWRNILDCILRLHKLGLLPARVASDAADESEVSSDPGHGKPITNSLSSAHTQSFGIPRRSSGLMGRFSQLLSLDTEEPRSQPTEQQLAAHQHMLQTIQKCHVDSIFTESKFLQAESLLQLARALIWAAGHPQKGNNTPEDEDTAVFCLELLIAITLNNRDRIALLWQGVYEHIANIVQSTVMPCALAEKAVFGLLRICQRLLPYKENLADELLRSLQLVLKLDARVADAYCEQITQEVSRLVKVNATHIRSLMGWRTITSLLSITARHPEASEAGFDALLFIMSDGAHLVAANYVLCIEAARQFAESRVAQAERSMRSLDLMAGSIDFLTRWSHEAKEAMEEEEAAKLLQDIGEMWLRLVQGLRKVCLDHREDVRNHALLSLQKCLRGVDGINLPHGFWLRCFDLVIFTMLDDLLEIAQGHSQKDYRNMDGSLIIAVKVLSKVFLQLLPDLAQLTTFCKLWLGVLSRMEKYLKVKVRGKKCEKLQEVVPELLKNTLLVMKAKGVLVQRSALGGDSLWELTWLHVNNIAPSLQSEVFPDRDWERTQHEHGETGESLVATESGSLTLNGPVASEDFGAGG, encoded by the exons ATGGGTCGCATAAAGCAGCAATCAGGAATTAAGGCAATTGAGGaagaacctgaagactgtgaCTCTTCCTATTCTAACAAGGCTACTCTAGCATGCATGATTAATGCAGAAGTAGGTGCAGTATTGGCAGTCATGAGAAGAAATGTAAGATGGGGTGGTCGTTGTATGTCAGGTGATGATCAGCTAGAGCACTCTTTGATTCAGTCTTTGAAGGCACTGAGGAAACAGATCTTCTCTTGGCAGCATCCTTGGCATACCATCAATCCTTCTGTGTATCTCCAACCATTTTTGGATGTTATTCGATCAGATGAAACTGGTGCTCCAATCACTGGGGTTGCTTTGTCATCTGTTTACAAGATTTTAACTCTTGATGTGATTGATCAAAACACTGTAAATGTTGAAGATGCTATGCACTTGGTAGTTGATGCAGTGACAAGTTGCCGATTTGAGGTGACTGATCCAGCATCAGAAGAGGTGGTTCTAATGAAGATACTTCAGGTTCTTCTAGCTTGTATGAAAGGCAAAGCATCAGTCACACTTAGTAATCAGCATGTCTGTACCATAGTGAACACTTGTTTCCGTATAGTTCATCAAGTAGGAACTAAAGGCGAGTTGTTACAGCGAATAGCTCGACACACAATGCATGAACTCGTTAGGTGCATTTTTTCTCACCTTCCAGATATTGAAAACACAGAGCATGCGCTGGTTAATGGAGTTAGTCCTGCCAAACAGGAG ATTGCTGGTCTAGATAATGATTACACATTTGGGAGCAAACAAATAGAGAATGGCAGTTCTGAGTTGGAAGGGCAAACATCCTCTGTTAGCTATGTTTTGAGTGCTTCTACGGGACTGGTGGCAACTGTAATGGAAGAAAGTACAATTGGTGGTAGTAGTGGAAAAGGTGCTCTTCCATATGATTTGCAGCTCATGACAGAGCCATATGGTGTCGCTTGCATGGTGGAGATATTTCACTTCTTGTGTTCTTTATTAAATGTTGTTGAACATATGGGAATGGGTCCCAGATCTAATACGGTAGCTGTTGATGAAGATCTACCCCTTTTTGCTTTGGGATTAATTAATTCAGCAATAGAATTGGGTGGGCCTTCTTTTCATCGTCACCCCAGGTTGCTGAGTTTGATTCAGGATGAACTATTTCGTAATTTAATGCAATTTGGCTTGTCAATCAGCCCACTTATTCTCTCAATGGTTTGTAGTATTGTTCTAAACCTGTATCACCATCTGCGTACTGAACTCAAATTGCAGCTCGAGGCTTTTTTCTCTTGTGTCATTCTGAGACTTGCCCAGAGTAAATATGGTGCTTTATACCAACAGCAAGAGGTTGCAATGGAGGCTCTTGTAGACTTCTGCAGGCAGAAAACATTTATGGTCGAGATGTATGCTAATTTGGATTGTGACATAACATGCAGTAATGTGTTTGAAGACCTAGCTAATTTGTTGTCAAAGAGTGCTTTTCCTGTGAACTGCCCATTGTCTACAATGCACGTTCTTGCTTTGGATGGTCTCattgccattattcaggggatgGCTGAAAGGTTAGGCAATGGATCATTTAATTCAGATGAGCCTCCAGTGAACCTTGAGGAGTATACACCCTTCTGGATGGTGAAGTGTGACAACTATAGTGATCCTGATCATTGGGTTACCTTTGTCCGCCGGAGAAAGTACATTAAGAGAAGATTGATGATTGGAGCTGATCACTTTAACCGTGATCCAAAAAAAGGCCTAGAATTTCTCCAAGGAACACATCTCTTACCTGACAAACTTGATCCTCAAAGCGTGGCCTGCTTTTTCAGGTATACTGCTGGGTTAGATAAGAATCTTGTGGGGGATTTCCTTGGAAATCATGATGAGTTCTGTGTCCAGGTTCTTCATGAATTTGCTGGGACATTTGATTTCCAAGGCATGAATTTGGACACTGCTCTGCGGTTGTTCTTGGAAACTTTTAGGTTGCCTGGTGAATCTCAAAAAATACAAAGGGTGCTTGAGGCATTTTCTGAAAGATACTATGAGCAATCACCACAGATCCTGGCTAACAAGGATGCTGCTCTTTTGTTATCTTATTCTCTCATAATGCTCAACACAGATCAGCATAATGTGCAGGTTAAGAAAAAGATGACAGAAGAGGATTTTATACGGAATAATAGACATATCAATGGAGGCAATGACTTACCTCGAGAATTCCTGTCTGAATTGTACCACTCCATTTGCAAGAATGAGATATGCACAACTCCAGAACAAGGAACTGGTTTCCCTGAAATGATCCCAAGTCGTTGGATTGATCTAATGCTCAAATCCAAGAAAACTGCACCATTTATTGTATCTGATTCAAAAGCCTACCTTGACCATGATATGTTTGCTATAATGTCTGGTCCCACAATTGCTGCTATCTCTGTTGTTTTTGATCATGCAGAAACTGTGGATGTTTACCAAACATGCATTGATGGATTCTTAGCTGTTGCAAAGATATCAGCCTGTCATCAACTTGAAGATGTATTTGATGATTTGGTTGTCTCTTTATGTAAGTTCACAACTCTATTGAATCCATCATCTGCTGAAGAACCTGTGTTAGCCTTTGGTGATGACCCAAAAGCCAGGATGGCAACTGTGACCGTCTTTACCATTGCGAATAGGTATGGTGATTATATTCGCGCAGGTTGGAGAAATATTCTGGATTGCATTCTACGGTTGCATAAACTTGGGCTTCTACCTGCACGTGTAGCCAGTGATGCTGCTGATGAATCTGAGGTTTCTTCTGACCCTGGGCATGGGAAACCTATCACAAATTCTTTGTCTTCAGCTCATACGCAATCCTTTGGAATTCCAAGAAGATCTTCTGGATTGATGGGTAGGTTTAGTCAGCTCTTATCCCTTGATACTGAGGAGCCAAGATCACAACCCACTGAACAACAACTTGCTGCTCATCAACATATGCTTCAGACTATCCAGAAGTGCCATGTTGACAGCATATTTACTGAGAGTAAGTTCTTACAAGCTGAATCTTTGTTACAGCTTGCTCGAGCACTCATCTGGGCAGCAGGGCATCCCCAGAAGGGGAACAACACTCCAGAGGATGAAGATACTGCAGTTTTCTGCCTGGAGTTGCTGATTGCAATTACTCTGAACAATCGGGACAGGATAGCATTATTATGGCAGGGTGTTTACGAGCACATAGCCAATATTGTTCAATCAACTGTAATGCCTTGTGCCTTAGCAGAGAAGGCTGTGTTTGGACTCCTCCGAATTTGCCAGCGGCTGCTGCCTTACAAAGAGAACCTCGCTGATGAACTTTTGAGGTCATTGCAACTTGTTTTGAAACTTGACGCCCGTGTTGCTGATGCTTATTGTGAACAAATTACGCAGGAAGTCAGTCGCCTTGTGAAAGTGAATGCTACCCACATCAGATCTCTAATGGGGTGGCGTACAATTACATCACTACTTTCCATCACAGCTCGGCACCCTGAAGCTTCTGAAGCTGGATTTGATGCATTGTTGTTCATTATGAGTGATGGAGCTCACTTGGTAGCTGCCAATTACGTCCTCTGCATTGAGGCAGCCAGGCAATTTGCAGAGTCTCGCGTAGCACAGGCAGAAAGATCTATGCGTTCACTAGATCTAATGGCAGGTTCCATTGACTTTTTAACGCGGTGGTCTCATGAGGCTAAGGAAGCAATGGAAGAGGAGGAAGCTGCAAAGCTGTTGCAGGATATTGGGGAGATGTGGCTGAGGCTTGTGCAGGGATTAAGAAAAGTTTGTTTGGATCATCGAGAAGATGTTAGAAACCATGCACTTTTATCATTGCAAAAGTGCTTGAGAGGAGTGGATGGGATCAATCTGCCACATGGTTTTTGGTTACGGTGTTTTGATCTGGTAATTTTTACAATGCTTGATGACTTGCTTGAAATTGCTCAGGGACACTCCCAAAAGGATTACAGAAATATGGATGGCTCTCTAATTATTGCTGTAAAGGTCCTTTCAAAAGTGTTTTTACAGTTACTCCCAGACCTAGCACAGTTGACTACTTTCTGTAAATTATGGCTGGGGGTGCTCAGCCGAATGGAAAAATATCTGAAAGTCAAAGTAAGAGGGAAGAAGTGTGAGAAGCTTCAGGAAGTAGTGCCTGAGCTTCTTAAGAACACCTTGCTAGTAATGAAGGCCAAGGGAGTACTGGTACAGAGGAGTGCCTTAGGTGGGGACAGTTTGTGGGAGCTTACATGGCTACATGTCAATAACATTGCTCCATCTTTACAATCTGAGGTGTTCCCTGATCGAGATTGGGAGCGCACACAGCATGAGCATGGTGAAACAGGTGAAAGTCTGGTGGCCACTGAATCAGGTTCTCTTACTTTAAATGGACCAGTGGCTTCTGAAGATTTTGGCGCTGGAGGTTAA